A region of the Pungitius pungitius chromosome 8, fPunPun2.1, whole genome shotgun sequence genome:
GAGAGCAGCTGGCAGGTAGGAGAGACCACCATCATACCATAAAGAGAATTCATGTATTCATCGCTGCATGCCTTAAAGGACAAAACGTGCCCCCTCCACCAGGCTCTGATCGACGAAGACCGCCTGCTCTCCAGACTGGAGGTGATGGGCAGTCAGTTGCAGGCTCACTCTAAGGTAACTACGGTAACCGCGTATCTCCGGTGAATAACTGTTCACTCAACGTATCGACGTGAAATAAGGGCGTGTTCTCTGACAGTCCCAGACGGAGGACGGGATCCGTAAGGAGCTGCTGGCTCTGCAGGAGGACAAACACAACTACGAGACCACGGCTAAGGAGTCCCTGAGGAGGGTCCTGCAGGAGAAGATCGAGGTGGTCAGGAAGCTGTCGGAGGTGGAGGTAGGACGCAAGCACGAGCTCACGTTAAATGTCCCTTCCCCGGATTATTGTTTAATTTGCTCCCTCTTTGTGTGGTGCCCTCAGCGCTCGCTCAGTAACACGGAGGATGAGTGCACCCACCTGAAGGAGATGTCCGAGCGGGgccaggaggagctgagggagcTCGCCAACAAGTACAACGCCGCCGTCAACGAGATCAAAGAGCTCACCGACAAAATTAAGGTTACTATAATTTCATGAGTACTTTATTATCCGTGAACTTTAGATGGATCTGATACTTGTAGCACTTTGCTAATGATTAATAATTGTTGTGTAAATCTTTTATACATGTTATTTGGATGGCCGTTAGGTTGCATCTGATAATGTTTGTTAATCTTAACTCGTAGCGTTTAATCACGTGTTGCATACTGTTTGTTAAAGGTTTACAAATACTTATGTAACATTAGAAACTCTTGATATGgtatatttacatttcataATTGTCTAACGGCTGTTTCTAATTATAAATTAAATTCTGCGGTTTTggtgaatataaatattttttttttacacaaacaaatgacatGGCACTAAATATATCAAGGCATAGTATTGCTATAAAAGAGAAATATCATTCATTCTTTTATtgtcacattaaaaaaactgaaGCTGAATTAACTAAGTTATTAAAGCTCCCAATAAAAAATTGTGACctaatattggatttaattatGTAAATTCAATGATgtcattactttgtcctctcTGTCTACCCACTCTTTTATTCCTGTCCTCTTCCCaactttttctccctcccttgcCTTCTCCCTCCCTAATCACCTCCCCTCCAGGCGGCAGAGGGCCGGCAGGAGGAGctcagccagcagggggcgttGGAGAAGAGGGAGTTGGAGCTGCGGatcgaggagatggaggagaaggagcaggttCTCCAGGCCAGCATCGAAGCTCTGCAGGCCGACAACGACTTCACCAACGAGAGGCTGGCCGCCCTgcagggtacacacacacacacgcgcacacttaACTCATTTAACATGCTGACACCTGGCAAACCATCAATCAATCGCCAATCGCTTTAACATTAACACAAGCGTTACCATAACAACTGCTGGGTGAGCAGGTTACACAGGGCTCAGCTGGGACTTCCTGTCAGTCAACGCTTctctctgctgttgttgttgtttacagtgCGGTTAGAACAGCTACAAGAGAAAAgcataaaagaaaacaacagcctGGGTGAGTGCACACGTCTTCGCTCTGCCTCTGGACGCTCGCTGTCTCCGCCGCCGTTTGTCCGTCTGCTGCCGCTAACTTCCCTTGGTCCTCCTGCACCGATGAGGCATGACACTAACCTGCATGCCGCCCATGTGACTTCCTGTCGCTCTTTTTGTTCGTCCGTCACACTGAAGTCCGGACTCTTCTCCTTCTGTTGTGGCCTCTTGACTCTCGGGTGTCCTCTGGTGGTTGAGGGGGACGCGCAGTGTCCAGGTCTCAAGTCGAGGTGTCTCTCTGACGTTCGGTCCACGGAAGCTCTCGGGACATTTGAGGAACCTCAAACACGTCCCAGCTGACTGTTGCAGCCGGTCGGTCGCTGTTAATGAATCATCAGTCGTCTACATTCAAACGTTCAAAACACCAAAAATCACTTTGGATGTTGGATCACGAGCTTTATTGGCATGCAAAATACAATTCTATTCCAATCGTCAATAGTGGCTAGTGATTTGCATTTGATGATTGACAACCAGAATATTGAAATCAAACATTCCGGTCTACAAACGAGACGATTTAGTAGCAAAGTCCCGTTGTGTTAAACGAGGAGTGAGAGAAGGATCGGTCCGACCCGGCGAAACTCTGTCGAACCTGCAGcgctctctgggggggggggggctttcgcATTATCTGGGTCGTTTCCCTGGTTACCAAATTGTCCcctgcttgttttgtttttcttctcggggcgggggggttaagAAACGAAGCTTCTGGTCGCTGATTGACTACCTGGGTGTTGAACGAGGACACGGAGTACATATGCTGGCTCACTCCTCCGCTTGGTGAAGGAACTCGCTATCGTTTGGATTCATGTTTGATTCTGTACGTGtagacatacacatacatatgtgtatatatacatatatatatatatatatatatatgatctgGTCACACGACAGATGAGGACACTGTCTCCCATGGACCGCTAGAGGAGCCTGTGAAGGACAAACCAGAGGAGAGccccgaggaggacgaggaggacgaggacacgGACACCGATGACGGTGCctttggaggagatgaagatgtTGATGGTAGTTTGATTGTGACCGTGGCGGACGTCTTGATTCGTGTATCTCACTCCAGCGGGTCCAAGATCTCCGCACAGTTCagaaaaaaatctaatctaGATCAATTAATGGAGTGTTTTCCCACGCACGTGCatggaaaaataacattaattattgcacactttttcaggggggtCATTTTGGGGAGGTGGGCAGCGCCcacctgttataatggtagcgGAATCACTGCAATACAACTCTAGGGGTCCGTTGACCTTTCACCTCAAGCAAACCTTAATTGAATACGTTGAGTGTGACTGAGTAAGCCGAGGCTCCAATTGTATCTTTTTCCATGTTGTTGTTCGTTACCATAGTAACCTTTTCACATCAAATCACAGCCTTGTAAAACGTTCCAACCACAAGCACAAGGACGGGGATGAAAGGCTTTCTTGAAGCTCTGAGCTCTTTTCATCCGATGGACGGAACATACCGGAAGAAATCCCTAAAGCTCAAAGGCTGTGGATGTCAAATCACACCACGGCTTTTGTTCACCATGTCCCTCCATGGGTGTCATAATGTGATATATTGGAGGGATCCCCggcatttttaaagttttttttttattttaagtgctCGAAAGTGTCAACCCAGGCCTCTAAGCATTGGAATGGCCATCATATATACTCCCATGATCCTTTTCTCAGCCCTTCTACACTTTCACAAGACTTCCTGTatgtccacttcctgtctgctgtTGTGGTGTCTTTGATTTTTCTGCCCGgcctgtttttgtattttgatgaaGCATCGATCCGACTGTGCAGTCCTCGACCTCTTTGTTACTCTTTGCTCCGCCTCACTTTCTGCCCGCTCGTCTGTCTTTGGATTTTTGCTGCACCGCACCCTCCTTTTGTACAGATTTGggtttgatgattttttttattctgctcatTAAGTCTACAAAGTAAAAAATGAGGTCTTCTGCACTTATTATATTCATGTTACACCTCAGAGTCTTATTTTCTCATTTACCTCCAATACTTTCTTGGAAGGATGAATTCAGTTTAACAAGTATTTCCTCTTGTTAACGTGATAAAAGAGTGGCGATTCCAGCTTatgaaatattattatattattcaatCACATTGTGGCATTGATGAGCAGAATCATTTAAATCTGAACGAATACTGAGCTCCACTCTTCATAGTCGTCTCAGTAATGTCAGCGCTCTGTGTTCCAATCAGACAACTGTCACGTTAACAACAGCGGAGGAGACTCGACTAGAATGCAACAGTTGATTGAGTGTCCGCGTGAGTACAATCGCacattcctgctgctgctgacacacacacacacacacacacacacacactgtcacatggAAGCAAAGATCCCATtgctgcaaagaaaagaaaaaaatacatgctAAATTAAAACTACAAAAATATTAAGTCAACTATCACTACAAAATGATCAATACATTTGAGATAAATCAAATGTTTGACTATTTTCCAACGTGTACTTGTGACAATGTGACTTAAGAGTAGTTGGTATCTTTGGTCATGTTTGATCAAAGTGTCAATAAATGCCGACTGTACCTCATTAGGCAGAGACCAGACAACCAATCAGAGAAGAGCAGtctctgattggttgtttttCACCGGTGCCGGGAGAATCTCCCAAATGTGACGAGAAGAGAGTCACACATTACTACCAGGACACAGTGACAGAACATCTATCTACAGGCCTAACCTCTTGATGccgtgtttcttttcattttgaactCCATCCAATTGAAGTTAGTAACTTATTGTTGGCacacagtgtaaaaaaaaatttctTTGGAAAGGTAAATCACGCGATGTTTTATCATaattaggtttttatttttcccagcATGCCACCTGGTATCCATCCGTCACTTTTTAAACTCAAACGTGTTCAATGTGAACAAGAAGATCTTAAAGATACTTGTCACTCTTCTTTTGGggctttggtgttttttttccggaTGATCACTTTttcttctggtgtttttttctgtcgtCTCCTTATTTTGTTTCTCCTCCCGTCTTTTAGCCGCTATTGCCACCGGCAACCGATTCTTCGGATGCAGATTGTCTAAAAACGAGCATTCCGTCATTTCCGAGCCTTCGTCCAGCTGCTGAGTGTAAACGAGTGTGTGATCGCTGCGCGTTGTATTCACGGTACCGACGAGGTTTTCGGCTGACCTACTTGACATCTACGAAGTTGGAGGCAGCTTCGCGTCGATCAAAGTCGGTTTAATCGCTgatgttctttgttttgtttctcctccCTGCAGCGGTCAAACAGCTGAAAGAAACCGTGAGTTCTTCTATCCACCAACTGGCCAACTTCGCTGGTAAGAGCTGAACTGAACTTCAAGTTAAAAgctcaaagaaacaaacaaacagacgtcaaataaaacaattattttattagcAAAAGGCTGCAaaactgctgtgtgtgtatttttgtagaAGTGATGGACGCACATCTACAGAACAACCAGACGGCAGTAGAAGACGACATCTTGGCCAGCCCTGATCGCCTTAAAGGtagaacgcacacacacccacacacacgcacattctggagccacacacattttatgtttttgtgcaAATATGAACACACTTGTGGGAatctttttatattattatttttccctcAGGCAATCCGATGGATGCCAAAGAGTCGGACATGTCAGACACTCTGAGTCCCAGCAAAGACCGCAGCAGTGACGACACGTCAGGtcggtacaaacacacacaatgactcCCATCGGAATCAAAAGTATTTCTGTTTATGAGTTTTTTCCCCTCAGGTTTTTAAAGATAATGTATCTCTTTCTGTTCCTGCTGTTTAAAATAGTGTGTTTTCCACATCTGTTAAATTTACAGCAAAAAAGTCAAAGGAATTGTTTTTCTAATATGGTTATTGTTAAGTCATCTCTGTAGGACCAGAAAATAATGgaatttaaacaatttaaagattttttttatgtagTTGGCATTGGAAACGGCATGAATAAATATCTGTATGTTTCAGACGGCAACATGGACGACCAGGAGCTGAACGAACCCCAGAACAGAGTAGCTCTGCTCAAAGGTAACCATGGAAACTCATCTCTGCTTCATAGTTCCCCTCTGAGCTGCCCCAACAGACCGCCGACACAAATCTAACCTACATGGTCGTTTGCGTCACGGCCCACTAGGGGGAGCTCTTTGTTAAGAAACTGTATACATGTtgaattactgtgtgtgtgtctgtgtagctgAGTTGCATCGGGCCGGTCTAGAGCCTGGAGACACGGAGCAGGTCATCCACCACCTCCACAGAGAGCTTCTGGACGCCCAGGATTTAGCCAACACCGGCAAGCAGAGATGTCTGGAGCTGCAAGGTAAACCGGTCAAAATCATGCCGATCAAACAGATGTGATGTGGCTTAGGCATTTAATTAGTGTCACCACATGGCTTATTGTGTGTGACGACagctctgctggaggaggagaggaggagtaaCTCTCAGCAGACTGAGGAGTCGACCAAACAGATCCAGTACCTGCAGAGTAagtgaatacacacaaacacacagtgtacCACAAGCCCTGGATCCTCGTACTCCCgtctcacacgtgtgtgtgtgtgtgtgtgtgtgtttagctcaACTTGGGAAGCTGCAGGCTGACATGGAGGCACtgagggagcagagggagagcaCCATCTGCACCACCCGAGAGGAGCTCTACAGTGCCCAGGAGGAGGTACCAGTCGCTGTCATTTCTATTTCTGCCTGTTACCATCTGACCCCTCACTGACCCCCCCTCTAAAGAACCGGCTTCAGTTCACATGGAGTCCCACCACGTCATTGGTTCCGTTTTTCTCGCCCTCAGATCCTCAACCTGCGTCACGCCATGGAGACGGCCACGGCTGAGCGCGATCGCGAGATCGCCGCCCTGCAGGCCGACCTGTGCGGCGTGCGGTCGGAGCTGGAGCGCTGGCGGGACACGGCCGCCAAGTACGAGCGGGAGATCAGCCGGCTGCAGGAGGCCttcacgcagcagcagcagcagcggagcaCGGCCAACCAGCTGCAGGGTGAGCGCTCGCGTCCGGACGCAGGTGCACGGCGGCCCGCGTGACTCTCTGATTTTAACCCGCggccgcgcctcctcctcctctcctccagcggAGTGCGCCACGTTGCAGCAGCGGTGCGTGTGTTTGCAGCAGGACTGTGACGGCCTCAGAGGGGAGCGGGAAACTCTGACGGACAAACTGCACCGCCTGGAGAACGAGCTGAGCAGGTATGCACATCCAGACGCTACATGAAACGTGTCTCTGACACAAACCCAGAGTGAAGGGAGAACTAATAGGCCCCATAAAATAGGAGAATCAAGACTGAATGGATTCCTAAGCTAAACTCCTGCTGGCAGAATCTCAAAGCTGCTGTAAAACTTTTATCCTGTAATAAATATTTTCTATAAGGCAATAAAATACACATCAGAAAATGTAGAATTGAGAAGTGACCTAAACATCTGTGTCGACGAATCCTGACCCTGGGACAGCTGACAGCAAATGACAGAGTTCAGACTCGGCACTAAAAGAAGGTGGCGTCCAGCTGATTGAAGCGGAACGGGGCGAGAGGCCGACAGCTGACTGACCGACCGAGCTGTCGGCAGGATTTCATCCGCAGCTGTGTTTTAGTTtccaaaaaagtcaaaagtgcCCCCGGCAGCGATTCTCTCCAAACATCCAAAAAGCATCGACTACTTTAAATGATTAACTGCAGATGAGGCACGTTGGAGTCTCTCCTGATTCTTGCACATGCTGTTAAATAAACTGCTTAGTATCAGTCGTAATAGCAacttcctcaaaaaaaaaaaaaagtccatttgcCCAGATGTCAGATTATCAAATAAACCACAGGAATATTGTACATTTGCAgtaagatgtgtgtttgtgtatatgtgtgcagcACCAGGGAGCAGAGTCTGGTCCTCAGCTGCAGTCTGCAGTCtctggagaagagggagggggttcTGCAGGACAAACTGGGGTCTTTGGAGAATCAACACCTGCAGGATGCAAGCAAGCTGAAGAGCCAGCTGGACCAGgcccaggcccacacacacacactgcagagagaggtacacacacacacacacacacacacacacactgcagagagaggtacacacacacacacactgcagagagagGTACACACACCCGCTTCATagagaggtacacacacatctacacaaagGGaaaccgtgtttgtgtgtgtgttcttgtgcaGTATGAAGACACACAGTCCCAGCTGTTGGACCTCCGTCAGCGCTACGAGAgaacagagaaggagaagctgaaCATCCACCATGAGCTGGAGCAGTGCAGGAGCAGcctgaagctgctgcaggacaagaCCAGCtctgtgagtacacacacacacacacacgcatactccTTATTTTGAATACTACCCAACACCACATGAACTTCTTGTGTCGTAGCCTTCATTCCAGTGTTTAATGAGCTTCAACTCCAGATGTTTTCATGATGTTGTTTTGTCCACAGttctggatttatttattttcttgcgtAGAGATTAATGCAGCAGAAGCCACCAGACCTGCTTGTGGGCACTGTGGCATTGTGGGACTTTCTAGCTTTAACCCGCCCAGCACTCCCTCCTCGCCGCTCACATGCTCATCCTggacaaaatgacaaaactaATGAGTCCCTCTCACCAACGATGAAGATTTAATGAGACGTTGAGTCatcataactttaaaaaaacccGAGTTGAGTCAATAACTCCAACAGGATGATGGAAGTGatcaataaacacatcattgtCCCTTCTGCATTCCAACCCTGAGCTGATCAATAGCAGCTGTTAGTCTGGGAAAACTCCAAGAAACACAAaaatcctcttcttctctggttttaCTCGTCTtcagctcttcctcttcttccgtcTTTAGTTGACGGGGCAGAAGGTGTTTAAAAGTCCTCGTCCCTCAGGCTCCCAGGACTACGTTGTGTAAAAGGGTCGTTCCTGTTTATTGACGTCTGGTTCTGTCTTCCTATTGGTCCTCCGGCTCACTCCATGAAAAACAAACCCCCGGGTTAGATTCATCTATTTGGGTTTTATGTTTTGTTAGGTTTTTATGGACCTTCTTCCTGCTTCAGCTGTGAATATTATACAAATCCAGTGTTTAAAATGCACGCTGTGTGCATTTTAAGTCCTGAAGTCCGTTATTTATCTGCACCAGGCAGTACATGAATTGGCTTTTTGTTGTCGCTGCGCTTGTGTGAGCTTAGGAAGCATTTTTATATCTTATTTCCtcacattgccccccccccccccggctttttGAACGTTGACCCGTGTCCCCGGTTGACGGGTCAACGTCTGGGTGCCGCTGAGACGTCCCGGTGTATAAAGTTAACGAATCCAACCGGGGGAAATGTGacgtcttcttctgtggtggcgAATGTGCCGGCTGAATGGCGGTGTTGCTTTGTAGAAGCGGCCAATAAgagacctgccccccccccccccccctctctctctctctctctctctctctctgtccctccctccttcccaccCCACCATCTCTCTTTCGGTAGCAGCTCCATCCTCCATGTTGGTTTTGGTTGATTTGCTATCTTTTTTTTGATTTGATATCTTCttgtccctctcccccctccctctagcCATCCATACTGCAGCCTGTCCAAGCCATATTCATTGGCCTTGTCCTGGCTCTGCTGTACTGGTGTTTCGGCCAGTTGTGGTAGAAAGGTACACACCGACATGACacccgtctgtctctccgtctgtctcttATTTTGCGTCTATCTGTCGAAGGAAAGGTGACGGAGGTGAAAAGCAACGTCCATCTGTGATGAATTCAGGGGCTCgtgttgattttatttatttttaaatctccccGCATACCCAGATATTGACTTATCACATCATCAATAAATTATgagaatattaataataaacaatagaTTCTAATCCCATAATAAACACTAAATGtgatctttattttattatatataatatatttatatttgtttatttaccaaTAGCAGGTAtagttgacattttttaaaggaaaggAAATCCTTTTTCTGGGTGGGGTTGGGTTTAATTACGCTGCGTTGCTGTTCGTTTCGAACCCTGAATCCTGATCAGCGGGACGTTCTCTTCGCCTTCCACACTTCCCTTTAAGActgagcagcagcatcatcatcatcatcatcgccgtTGTCACGGTGATCTGTGTCTGTCTTCCTGTGTGGGCCGCTCTAACTGCATGGCCGTCACTCGCTGTCCTTCTGCTGCGCTGACTCTAAACTCTGCTCTTCTAAagggacgcgcacacacacacacacacacacacacacacacgccttccGTTTAAAGGGACGCCTCATTCTTAAGTCTCTTTATCTTCCAGGACGCATTAGTCCTCATTCCCGGCTCAGGAGGAAGCTCAGACATCCAGCCCAGTTACATGAGCGGTGTTTCCACTTCGTAGTACCGCCTCAATGAAGCTGGCGTTCTTGGCTGGTCGCCGTAGCGACGTCGCTTGGAGCTGCCGTAAAGTCATCCCCAACGACACACTGAATGCTGCCTTTTGATAAAATAGCCTGGATCCAGTGGACCAATCAGTGGTCTGCAGAGTGTTTTATTTAGattcctgagggggggggggggggaagaatctTCCAATTCCAATTAGATTTGGGGTTTTTACCTCAattaagttaaaaagttaaaaagccTAAGTGAGCGTTTAGCATGAAGCTAACTGCGTCTGCCCTTTAGAGAGCTGAGTGTCCCCTTCATGTCCCATCGGCTCTTTGATGCTTATCGttctccttcattcattcatctctaCTTGgttaaaaacgttttatttgatGCATCTTGTCCCTCCATCTCCTGCCAGTTGGTCCGTggatcatttgtttgttttctgctgcTCAAGCGCAGTTCTCATTGTAAACTGTTGTTTACCTGCCTTCAGGTGCCATCTGTTCACTCGTCCATCCGCTCAAGTCGTCCTCTGGACTCACTGCCGTTTCTTCATCCTTTTTCCAACCTCCTTCGTGTTGTGTTTGCTGCTTGTTGTATTTTTGGGTTCTTTCCAGTGTTTCCAGTCGTTTTGCTGTGAAGGGAAACGTGTTTAactttttgctgttttattttttctactcAGGTAAAGCTCCTCGGCCTTGATTACTTTGACGCttccattttttatttccttctttcctGAAGCCCCAAAAGATaatattttttacttattttctgTGATTCAATGTCGTTTTATTATTATAGACATCGTTTACTATAAACAGCAGCTCTGCATATCACCACTTTAAAAGAGAACTGGtctaaaaactgttttttttttatgaagggAGTAGAAGGGGGACCGTTTTTTAGATTAAACTTTTTTCATTACACATGTACAAGTACAgagcaacaaaatgcagtttagcaCGTAGAAGTGCAATAGTagtatgtataaatatacagATAATAAGTATCTTATAGGTACAAGTTGGCAAACTGTAGTATATAAATACGGGATATGCAGATTGGTTGAGGTAATGTGTACATATTATACAGGTTGAtttgtgcatttaaatgtagGTAGACTATAAGCAGGAACTATaaacataatttacaaaagGCAATGATAAGTTAGGTAATACAGATTGAGTGAGCGTTAAATAGTGCTTCATAATAAACAATAGCTGCCTAACGTAGACTAGTGAAATGTTACATAGTTTTTAGTGCAAACAGATTCCAAAGTGAGTGCAGTAGTGATCAGTGTTCAGTCTTTGGTGAGTGGGGGGAGATGATGAGTTTTAGACTGATGGTGTAAGAAATATATCTTTTTGTCTGGGGGGGGACAAAGTTATTTTACTCTAATCAGTAAAAGGAACCTTTTATATtagtgaaagagagaaatatcATCTTTTGAGGCTTTCATcctcttttattcttctttcctctcttctggATTCAATCTTGTTATTCATCCACTTTGTGTCAGAAGGTCCAGACGAGATGCCGCAGA
Encoded here:
- the slmapa gene encoding sarcolemma associated protein a isoform X6; the encoded protein is MPSALAVFACRPNSHPFQERHVYLDEPVKIGRSVARCRPAQNNATFDCKVLSRNHALVWFDHKTGKFYLQDTKSSNGTFINSQRLSRGSEESPPCEVLSGDIIQFGVDVTENTRKVTHGCIVSTIKLFLPDGMEARRRSDVIQAPLPLPVDKVAANTPSMYSQELFQLSQYLQEALHREQMLEQKLATLQRLLANTQEASESSWQALIDEDRLLSRLEVMGSQLQAHSKSQTEDGIRKELLALQEDKHNYETTAKESLRRVLQEKIEVVRKLSEVERSLSNTEDECTHLKEMSERGQEELRELANKYNAAVNEIKELTDKIKAAEGRQEELSQQGALEKRELELRIEEMEEKEQVLQASIEALQADNDFTNERLAALQVRLEQLQEKSIKENNSLAVKQLKETVSSSIHQLANFAEVMDAHLQNNQTAVEDDILASPDRLKGNPMDAKESDMSDTLSPSKDRSSDDTSDGNMDDQELNEPQNRVALLKAELHRAGLEPGDTEQVIHHLHRELLDAQDLANTGKQRCLELQALLEEERRSNSQQTEESTKQIQYLQTQLGKLQADMEALREQRESTICTTREELYSAQEEILNLRHAMETATAERDREIAALQADLCGVRSELERWRDTAAKYEREISRLQEAFTQQQQQRSTANQLQAECATLQQRCVCLQQDCDGLRGERETLTDKLHRLENELSSTREQSLVLSCSLQSLEKREGVLQDKLGSLENQHLQDASKLKSQLDQAQAHTHTLQREYEDTQSQLLDLRQRYERTEKEKLNIHHELEQCRSSLKLLQDKTSSSGWSPWMPVIAVMVAVTAAVLYPNLSKSSST